CAATGTCTTCAACCTTCAGTCTGAACTAAGAGTTTAACCCATTTTATGTTAAGCACAGGGCATGCATTCCGGGACCATCTTGAGCAATAACCAATGTTTTAAGCGTCTCACTTATCAGGCAAGTGGCTCCCGCAAGAATCATCATCTGTGCCACATCGATAACGAATAACGAATAACGAATAACAGATAACAGATAACGAATAACAATTACTAATAACAGATAGCTGGGTTGTGGGCACAGCCCGCATTAGATAAGAGCAATGCTCCCTTTTTTGGAGACTGTATGGTAACTGAACATATCTACAAAGAGCTTTTTGAACTGTCCCCCGACGGTGTTGTTCTCATAGATCCTGAAACTTCTCTGCCTATTGAATTCAATAAGGCAGCTCATGAAAACCTGGGTTATACCAGAGATGAGTTTTTCAGGCTTCGCATAAGCGATTATGAAGCAAAAGAAAGCTCAGAAGAGGTGCAGAAGCATATTCAGAAAATTATTAAAACAGGCATTGATAACTTTGAAACCCTGCATAGAACCAAAACAGGAGAATTACGCAGCTTTCTGGTAACAGTAAAACGTGTCGAGTTTCAGGAAAAAATGGTTTTCTTATGTTACTTCAGAGATATTACAGAGACCAAACAGGCTCAAAAGCAGGCTGTGGAGTTTTATGAAAGGCTTGAGAAAATTGCATCACAGGTGCCGGGTGTAGTTTATCAATACAAGGTTGATGCTGACGGAAAAGGAAGCTTTCCTTACGCCAGCGCCGGCATGAAGGTGGTCTATGGGGTCGATCCTGAGCAGGTTAGAGAAGACGCATCAGCTGTAATGGAGGTCATTGACCCCCGGGATACTCAAGGTGTTGTTGATTCCATTCAAGAGTCTGCAGGAACATTAAAACCCTGGAAAACTGAATACCGGGTTACCCATAAGGATGGAACCCGAAAGTGGCTTATGGGCAGCGCCATACCTCAACGCGATGAGCATGGATCAACACTCTGGCATGGTTTTATTGCAGATATTTCCGAACAGAAAAAGGTGCAGGAGGAACTGGAGATCAAAACCGCAGAGCTGGAAGGTTTTTTCAATGTTTCTCTTGATCTCTTATGCATTGCAGATATGCAGGGCAAGTTTCACAAGCTGAACAAGTCATGGGAAGAAGTTCTGGGCTATGATCTGGATGAGATCAGACAAAAAAATTTTATGGACTTTATACACCCGGAAGACAAGAAAAAAACTATCCAGCAAATGGCTTTGCTGAAAGAAAATAAAAATGTTATTAACTTTGTAAATCGTTTCAGGAAAAAGGATGGCACATATTGCTATATTGAATGGCGTTCGCATCCTCAAGGTAATTTGATATATGCTGCAGCCAGGGACATTACAGAGCGTATTGAAACTGAAGAAGCTCTAAGAATTAAAGAACAGCGATTTCGAGATATATCTCAGGCTGCAGGAGAGTATATTTGGGAGACCAATGTTGACGGAATTTACGTATTTGTCACTGAAAGGGCCAGTCAGGTTTTGAAACGACCTGTTGATGAAATCATAGGCAGTTCACCTTTTGATTTTATACCTGAAGAGGATTCTCAAAATGTAATGAATTTCTTTCTGGACAAGGCTGAAAAAGGTGAGTCTTTTTCAGGTCTTGAGCATAGATCAATGTTGCCTGACGGGAGCTTCATCTGGCAAAGGGTGACCGGAGTGCCTGTTTTTGACAGTGAGGGATTGCTCATTGGATACAGGGGAGCAGCAATGGATATAACCCTGGAAAAAGAAGCCCGGCTCAGCCTGCTGGAAAATGAGCAAAAGTTCAGGGGGCTTTTTGAAATGTCTCCTGTAGGCATTGGTTTAAATGATTTTGCTACAGGTCAGTGGTTTGATTTCAATCAGTCACTTTTAGAGAGTACCGGCTATACAAAAGAAGAGTTCAGAGAGTTGAGCTATTGGGACTTGACTCCGAGGGAGTATGAGCAACAGGAGGCAAAACAGTTAGAGTCTTTGGAAAAGACCGGTTATTTTGGTCCTTATGAAAAGGAATACATCAGAAAGGATGGTCAGCGTTATCCTGTATTGCTTAACGGGATGCTTATTACTGACAAGTCCGGCAAAAAGATGATCTGGTGTATAATACAGGACATTACAGAGCGTAAAGAGTTTGAAGAAGCCATTCTGCGCAAGGAAAAGGAAATTCGAAGTATGACTCAGGCTTCTCTTGATGCGCTTATTGTGATCGATTCAAAAGGAAGGGTGACCTTCTGGAACAAGGCCGCACATAATCTTTTCGGTTATTCTGAAGAAGAAGCTATTGGTAAGGATATTCATGACCTGGTGGCCCTTGAAGCAGATCGAATTAAGGCACAACAGGGTATTCGTGAGTTTGCAGGTAGTGGTCTTGGAAAGGTTGTAGACAATATTATGGAGTTTCAGGCCAGAACCAGGCAAGGAAAAATTATTGACGTGGAAAGATCTGTGGCATCTTTTGAGTTGGATGGTGAGTGGCATGCAGTTGGCAGTGTACGGGATATCTCCGACAGGATAAGAGCAAGAGTTGCCATGGAGCAGGCCAGAACAGCGGCAGAAGATGCCAACAGGGCTAAAAGTGATTTTTTAGCCAATATGAGCCATGAAATACGTACCCCCATGAATGCTATTATTGGTTTGAGCCAGCTTGCCCTGAATACTGAACTGAGTCCCAAACAAAGAGATTATCTGGAAAAGATTGAGACCTCCTCCAGGATGCTTCTCGGGGTTATTAATGATGTTCTGGATTTTTCCAAGATTGAAGCAGGCAGGCTGGAGCTGGAACACCATGAATTCGATCTTGAAAGCTTGCTGGATCAGGTTGCTGTGCTCTTCATAAATTCTACCGAATCCAAGGGACTGGAACTATTTTTTCGCGTGCATCCGGATGTGCCCAGGGTGGTTGTTGGTGATTCATTGCGTATCAAGCAGGTTTTGACCAATTTGATGAGTAATGCTGTAAAATTTACCCATGAAGGTCAGATTGAAATCAAGGTAAATCTGGTCAGCAGAGACAATGAACAGGCAATACTAAGGTTTGCAGTCTGTGATACTGGAATCGGTATCAGTTCAGAGGAGCAGCAGAAATTATTTAAGGCGTTTTCCCAGGCTGACACTTCAACTACCAGAAAATACGGAGGTACTGGACTGGGTCTTATTATCAGTCAGCGACTCGTGGAAATTATGGGGGGTAATATTGAAGTAAAAAGCGAGCCAGGGCAGGGAAGTGTATTTTCCTTTAATGCTCTTTTCAGGGTTGGAAAGGAGGTTGAAGACAGGTTTGACTCTTGCAGTCTGGATGAGTGCAGAGCTTTGATTGTTGACAAAAATGAAACTTCCCAGATTATTTTAAGAGAAATCCTTGAATCCTGGAATTTTTCTACAAAGGCTGCTGCAGATGGAAGACAAGCCTTAAAACTGGTCAGCGATGCTTTGAGTCAGGGAAGGGTTTTTGATGTCATTCTGGTAGATATGAATATTCAGGGTATAAGTGGTCCAGAGACCATCAGGCTGATCCGGGATAAAGAATTGTCCTGGGGAGTCAGACCTCAAGTCTGTATGTTGCTGGCACCATCCGGCAGAAAGGAAGAAGCAGAGAGTTATCTGAGTCTTAACAGGATTGATAATGTGCTTCTCAAGCCATTTACTTCCTCAACTCTTTTTGACGCCATTATGAGCGCAAGAGGAGAAGTGAAGGATGCACAGAAACCCAGCACCATATTTTTTCCTGATTATTATTTGCAGGGCCTTAGTATACTTGTAGTGGAGGACAACGAGATTAATCAACAGGTGGCAAGAGAGATCCTTGAGCAGGCAGGTATTTCAGTACAGGTGGCTGAAAATGGAAAAGTAGCTGTGGACGCAGTTGATGATCACAATTTTGACATTGTGCTTATGGATATCCAGATGCCTGAAATGGATGGTTTTGAGGCTACAAAAATTATTAAAAGCAAATATCCTGATCTGCCTGTTGTAGCTATGACAGCTGCAGCCATGGAGAGTGACCGGCAGAAAAGTTTAGCTGCCGGTATGGATGAGCATTTGGGCAAACCCATCAACCAGAAAATACTATTTCAAACTATCGAAAAATTTATCAGTTCAAAGATCCATGATGATAGGGCAGCTTCTTATAATGCACAAAATCTAAAGGGAGGTTTTCCGATGCAGTTGCCAGGACTTGACGTCCAAAGTGGTCTAAGCAGACTTGGGGGTAACACTTCTCTTTATTCCAGGCTTCTTAAAGATACCGTACGCGACTTTGCTGGCACTCCTGAAAAACTGAAACACTATTTAGACTCTCACAACAAAAGTGATGCTGAAGCTCTCATTCATACCCTGAAGGGTATAGCCGGCAATATCTCTGCAACCAAACTTTATGAGAGATGCAGTCGTATGGTTGAGGACATCAGACAAGATCGAAATATTACCGAAAATGATCTGAAATATTTACAGAGTGCTTTAGATGAGCTCAAAGAGAGTGTATTGCTGCTTAAAAGGCGAGAAAAGAATGATCGGTTAAAAGAATTTCTTCCAGTAGAAGAGCTTTTACCACGAATTGATGAATTTAGGCAGTTATTGATGAAAAACAGTCTGGATGCACAGGATTATGTGAAATATTTTAAAAACTATGCTGGATCAGAGTATTACGCGGAAATAGTGCAGGATCTTATGAAGTCCATGTCTGTTTTTGATTTTAGAGAGGCGGAAAAAATACTTGCCAGATTAGAGGTTCATCTTCAGCAAAACATGGATAATCAGGTTTAAAAATGTATAAAGACTGGCGTCCAAAAATTCTTATTGTAGATGATGCAGCACAAAATCTGACCATTCTGGGTACGATTCTGAAAAGGGATTATGATGTTGTGGCTGCCACGAGTGGCGAAGAGGCACTGCGTATAGCCTTTGGAAGAGAGCAGCCTGATCTTGTTCTGTTGGATATTCTCATGCCCGGTATGGATGGCTACGAGGTTTGCAGAAGGCTCAAAAATGACTCCAAGACTGAATCCACTCCCATTATTTTTGTTACAGCCAAAGCCACAAGTGAAGACGAAGCCAGGGGCTTGAGTCTTGGAGCTGTGGATTATATTACTAAACCTTATCAGGTTCATATAATAAGGGCCAGGGTCAAGACTCAGATTGAGCTTTTCAAGACACGCAAGAAGTTACATCAGGCAAATGTCATGCTCACTACGGAATTGGAGTCCATGAATGAACTCCAGAAAAGTGTCCTGCCCGCGGAACCATTCAAGTCAAACCATATTTTCGCTCATGGTGTTTATCATCTGCCCGGAGTGGCTGGCGGGGACTATTTCGATTATGTACCCCTGGCTGATGGCGGCTTGAGGTGCGTTGTGGCGGATGTATCAGGACACGGGGCCAGAGCAGCATTTATCATGGCCATGGTCAGAACCACGTTTCGGCTTGATAATTGCTGTACTTTGTCCCTTGCAAAGTTAATTAACAGTCTAAACCGGCAACTCATTCACACTTTTGGAGATGAAGGGGATTTTGTGACTCTGTTTGCAGCTGATTTTTTTCCACAGCAAAAGGAAATTGAGTACATTAATGCCGGTCATTGTCCAGCTTTTTTTATAGATGAAAATGGGTTTAATGAAGTAGATGCCACAGGACCGCTGCTCGGTGTTAATGAGCATGATTACCAGATTAATGTTATAGACGGTTCAGGTTTATGGAGGATGTTGTTATATACTGATGGTCTGTATGAGTCTGAAGACATTGACCAGGGGATTATCGGTTATGAAGCCTTTAGAGATGTTTGTCAGGAGCTGTTAATAAGAGATGATTTCGATGTACTGGATCTTCCGAGAAAAATTGCGGACAGCTTTTCGGGCATTCTGAAAGTTAATGATGATCAGACAGCTTTATACATCAGGAGATTATAGATGGATTTTGAGGCCCGTGAACGCGAAGGTGTTTTGATTGTCAAACCATTGGCCAAAAGGATTGACTCGGGCAATGCCCCTGCATTTAAAAGCGGCATGGTGGACTATATAATCAAAGATGAGATCAAAGTGGCCATAGATCTTTCCGATGTTGAGTTTATGGACAGCTCTGGCTTGTCATCTCTGCTATCGACCTACAAAACCATAAGCAAAAAGGGCAAAATGGTGATTTTCGGTGTAAGGCAGAATGTTGGCCAGCTGTTTGCCATTACCAGGCTTGATAAAGGTATTTTTACCATAGCCCGGGATGAAGAGCATGCCCTTACAATGTTTGTTTATGATGGGCTGCGGGCATAGGCCGCCTTAGTTCAAATATTTTCTGATTTCGTCCCAAATCTGTCTTGAACGGTGTTCATCTCCGGTAACTCCAACCCTTATGGTGACTCTGGTAGTATTGGAAGCTATATACCTGGTTCCTATCCAGACATGAGTGCCATCAGGATATTTTGACTCAAAGCTTGCTGAGTCAACATCTACCTCGTCTTTGGTTAACGGAAGGGTAAGGCTGGATAAACCCTGGCGCACGGCCTGATTGGTTGTTTGGAAATCATAACTTATATTTTCCTGAAGGCGACCTTTAAAAAACAGAGCCGCACCACCTCCTGCCGCGCCTCCAAGAGCGAAAAGGCAGCCCGATAAACCAAAGCAAAAAAGTACGATCATTCCCATACATATTTTTTGTTTTAAGTGATACATTTTAATTCTCCTTATTATTGCAGGTATCCCCATTCCTGAAGCCTTGAGTGGGCATGGGCGGCGTAATCACCCTGGTTAACCTGCTGCAGAAATTCATAATATTTTTGAGCAGAAGGCTCTCTTCTGCCCATGCCTTCATAAGAAAGACCTTGAAAAAAGATGGTATTCGGATTGCCTGGAAGAGCTTCATGATAGCGATTAAATTCGTTAAGCGCATTTTCAAAATTCCCGGTATAAATACTGGTCATGCCCAGGATGTGTACAGCCTGAGGCTCATCTGGATAAACCTCAGCTGCCCTGGCAGCGTAACGCCTGGCCAGTTGATACTGTTCCATGCTTAACTGGCATTTAGCCATTTTCAAATTGCCGGCATAATCATCAGGGGCAATGTTTAATGCCCGCTGGTACTGCTCTTTTGCCTTATCAGGGTTTCTCTGTGCCATATGGCTGTCTCCCTGCTGCAAAGCTTTGACAGCCGGAGCAATTCTGCGAAGACCTGCAATATTGTCCATATATCTTTCTCTGAAAATGGGCTTGGTATGCTTTTGTGCCTGGTATCTTGTGCTGACCTCATTTAAAGCTGTCTCATAACGTTCGCTGCTCATGGGATGGGTGGAAAAAAGTACAGCCATGGAGTTTTCATTTTTTCCGGACATTTCATTAAGCATGTTCATTAAGCCAACGAATCCTTCAGGGTTGTATTCAGACCTGGCCATGTATTCCAAACCCAGTGAGTCTGCTTCCCTTTCCTGGTTGCGGCTGTAACCTGCAAGAAGAGCACCGGCACCAATTCCACCAAGACCGGAAACAAGATCTCCCAAATCTGGTCCCACGGCAGCCGTGACTCCTGAAAGTAATACAGCTGTAAGCAGCCCTCTGGTCATTCTCTGACTGGTATGCCTTGCCGCCACATGGCCGACTTCATGGCCCATAAGTGCTGCCAGTTCAGCCTCATTTTCCATGTCCAGAAGGATACCCCGAGTTACGCCGATGGTTCCGCCTGGAAAGGCATAAGCATTGACATACGGAGCATTCAGAGCATGAAAAGAGTAGGGCATGTCGGGCCGGTGGCTCTGGGCCGCTACATTGCGACCCACATACGATACATAGTCATTTAGAGTTTTATCCTGAACTCTGCCGTAATCGGCAGATATCTGATGGGGTGAATTCTGCTGATCAATGCTTATCTCCTGAGATTCAGACATCAGCATAAGCTCTTGCCTGCCGGTTACAGGATTGACAGCGCAGCCAGCCAGAACCCCCATACCTGCTATAGCTGACAGATAAAGGAAGTGTCTGCGGTTGATAACAGGCAGGTCCATGGCAGATTCCACAGTCTTGATAAGTTGTTTCATGATTAACCCCGATAATTGTTCAGGTTTGGGTCTTTCTGAAAATTGCTTTTTCCAGTTCTACAAGAAAAAACAGAATAATACCAAAGATGAAAATCAAGATCCATGACGAAAAGGCAAGGGCTTCAGTCTGAAAAATAAATTGCATCGGCGGAAGATAGGTAAAGCTAAGCTGTAAAACAGCGAGAACAGCAATGGATAAAAGAACCGGGCGACTGCCGAATATTCCCTGAAAGTTCAATGAGGATTCATAGATATACCTGCTGTTGAATAAATAGAATACCTGACCCACCACAAGAGTATTGATGGCTGCTGTGCTTGCCAGGTCTTGAGAATATCCGCCTGCAAGAATAAGTTTGTAATGACCAAGAGCGCCTGTGACAAGGATCAGCGAAACAAAGGTTACTCGCCAGAGGAGAAAACCGGATACCAGGTTTTCATCAGGTGAGCGGGGTGGCCTGTTCATGACATTGGCTTCAGATGGTTCAAAGGCCAGGGCCAGGGCCAGGCTGACTGCTGTGACCATGTTGATCCATAAAATCTGAGGTGGTGTTACCGGCAGGGTGAAATGTCCTGTTGCGTCCATTACTCCGATTCCCATGAGAATGGATGCAATGACCAGTAACGCCTGTCCACCATTGGTGGGTAAAATGAACAGTATAGCCTTTTTGAGATTGTCATAAACTGTTCGCCCCTCTTCCACTGCGTTGGCTATGGAAGCAAAGTTGTCATCAGC
The sequence above is drawn from the Desulfonatronovibrio magnus genome and encodes:
- a CDS encoding PAS domain S-box protein is translated as MVTEHIYKELFELSPDGVVLIDPETSLPIEFNKAAHENLGYTRDEFFRLRISDYEAKESSEEVQKHIQKIIKTGIDNFETLHRTKTGELRSFLVTVKRVEFQEKMVFLCYFRDITETKQAQKQAVEFYERLEKIASQVPGVVYQYKVDADGKGSFPYASAGMKVVYGVDPEQVREDASAVMEVIDPRDTQGVVDSIQESAGTLKPWKTEYRVTHKDGTRKWLMGSAIPQRDEHGSTLWHGFIADISEQKKVQEELEIKTAELEGFFNVSLDLLCIADMQGKFHKLNKSWEEVLGYDLDEIRQKNFMDFIHPEDKKKTIQQMALLKENKNVINFVNRFRKKDGTYCYIEWRSHPQGNLIYAAARDITERIETEEALRIKEQRFRDISQAAGEYIWETNVDGIYVFVTERASQVLKRPVDEIIGSSPFDFIPEEDSQNVMNFFLDKAEKGESFSGLEHRSMLPDGSFIWQRVTGVPVFDSEGLLIGYRGAAMDITLEKEARLSLLENEQKFRGLFEMSPVGIGLNDFATGQWFDFNQSLLESTGYTKEEFRELSYWDLTPREYEQQEAKQLESLEKTGYFGPYEKEYIRKDGQRYPVLLNGMLITDKSGKKMIWCIIQDITERKEFEEAILRKEKEIRSMTQASLDALIVIDSKGRVTFWNKAAHNLFGYSEEEAIGKDIHDLVALEADRIKAQQGIREFAGSGLGKVVDNIMEFQARTRQGKIIDVERSVASFELDGEWHAVGSVRDISDRIRARVAMEQARTAAEDANRAKSDFLANMSHEIRTPMNAIIGLSQLALNTELSPKQRDYLEKIETSSRMLLGVINDVLDFSKIEAGRLELEHHEFDLESLLDQVAVLFINSTESKGLELFFRVHPDVPRVVVGDSLRIKQVLTNLMSNAVKFTHEGQIEIKVNLVSRDNEQAILRFAVCDTGIGISSEEQQKLFKAFSQADTSTTRKYGGTGLGLIISQRLVEIMGGNIEVKSEPGQGSVFSFNALFRVGKEVEDRFDSCSLDECRALIVDKNETSQIILREILESWNFSTKAAADGRQALKLVSDALSQGRVFDVILVDMNIQGISGPETIRLIRDKELSWGVRPQVCMLLAPSGRKEEAESYLSLNRIDNVLLKPFTSSTLFDAIMSARGEVKDAQKPSTIFFPDYYLQGLSILVVEDNEINQQVAREILEQAGISVQVAENGKVAVDAVDDHNFDIVLMDIQMPEMDGFEATKIIKSKYPDLPVVAMTAAAMESDRQKSLAAGMDEHLGKPINQKILFQTIEKFISSKIHDDRAASYNAQNLKGGFPMQLPGLDVQSGLSRLGGNTSLYSRLLKDTVRDFAGTPEKLKHYLDSHNKSDAEALIHTLKGIAGNISATKLYERCSRMVEDIRQDRNITENDLKYLQSALDELKESVLLLKRREKNDRLKEFLPVEELLPRIDEFRQLLMKNSLDAQDYVKYFKNYAGSEYYAEIVQDLMKSMSVFDFREAEKILARLEVHLQQNMDNQV
- a CDS encoding PP2C family protein-serine/threonine phosphatase; its protein translation is MYKDWRPKILIVDDAAQNLTILGTILKRDYDVVAATSGEEALRIAFGREQPDLVLLDILMPGMDGYEVCRRLKNDSKTESTPIIFVTAKATSEDEARGLSLGAVDYITKPYQVHIIRARVKTQIELFKTRKKLHQANVMLTTELESMNELQKSVLPAEPFKSNHIFAHGVYHLPGVAGGDYFDYVPLADGGLRCVVADVSGHGARAAFIMAMVRTTFRLDNCCTLSLAKLINSLNRQLIHTFGDEGDFVTLFAADFFPQQKEIEYINAGHCPAFFIDENGFNEVDATGPLLGVNEHDYQINVIDGSGLWRMLLYTDGLYESEDIDQGIIGYEAFRDVCQELLIRDDFDVLDLPRKIADSFSGILKVNDDQTALYIRRL
- a CDS encoding anti-sigma factor antagonist (This anti-anti-sigma factor, or anti-sigma factor antagonist, belongs to a family that includes characterized members SpoIIAA, RsbV, RsfA, and RsfB.), with the translated sequence MDFEAREREGVLIVKPLAKRIDSGNAPAFKSGMVDYIIKDEIKVAIDLSDVEFMDSSGLSSLLSTYKTISKKGKMVIFGVRQNVGQLFAITRLDKGIFTIARDEEHALTMFVYDGLRA
- a CDS encoding DUF3568 family protein, which codes for MYHLKQKICMGMIVLFCFGLSGCLFALGGAAGGGAALFFKGRLQENISYDFQTTNQAVRQGLSSLTLPLTKDEVDVDSASFESKYPDGTHVWIGTRYIASNTTRVTIRVGVTGDEHRSRQIWDEIRKYLN
- a CDS encoding M48 family metalloprotease; this translates as MKQLIKTVESAMDLPVINRRHFLYLSAIAGMGVLAGCAVNPVTGRQELMLMSESQEISIDQQNSPHQISADYGRVQDKTLNDYVSYVGRNVAAQSHRPDMPYSFHALNAPYVNAYAFPGGTIGVTRGILLDMENEAELAALMGHEVGHVAARHTSQRMTRGLLTAVLLSGVTAAVGPDLGDLVSGLGGIGAGALLAGYSRNQEREADSLGLEYMARSEYNPEGFVGLMNMLNEMSGKNENSMAVLFSTHPMSSERYETALNEVSTRYQAQKHTKPIFRERYMDNIAGLRRIAPAVKALQQGDSHMAQRNPDKAKEQYQRALNIAPDDYAGNLKMAKCQLSMEQYQLARRYAARAAEVYPDEPQAVHILGMTSIYTGNFENALNEFNRYHEALPGNPNTIFFQGLSYEGMGRREPSAQKYYEFLQQVNQGDYAAHAHSRLQEWGYLQ